One genomic window of Methyloceanibacter sp. wino2 includes the following:
- the sufB gene encoding Fe-S cluster assembly protein SufB produces MAAVQETVEQVRKIDVDQYKYGFVTDIESEKAPKGLSEDVIRYISAKKKEPEWMLEWRLEAYKRWKTMQEPTWARVDYPPVDFQDLYYYSEPKKKPALKSLDEVDPEILATYEKLGIPLKEQKMLAGVVSDEGDEEDGAPAQPRTRVAVDAVFDSVSVATTFKEELAKAGVIFCPISEALREHPDLVRKYLGTVVPTSDNFYATLNSAVFSDGSFVYVPEGVRCPMELSTYFRINEAQTGQFERTLIIADKGSYVSYLEGCTAPMRDENQLHAAVVELVALDDAEIKYSTVQNWYPGDADGKGGIYNFVTKRGDCRGKNAKISWTQVETGSAITWKYPSCVLRGENSRGEFYSIAISNGRQQVDSGTKMIHLGKNTSSRIISKGISAGRSQNTYRGLVSAHRKASGARNFTCCDSLLIGNECGAHTVPYIEAKNSSAMFEHEATTSKISDDQLFYCLQRGLSEEEAVALIVNGFVRDVLQQLPMEFAVEAQKLISISLEGSVG; encoded by the coding sequence ATGGCGGCAGTACAAGAGACCGTAGAACAAGTTCGAAAGATCGACGTCGATCAGTACAAGTACGGTTTCGTCACCGACATCGAATCCGAGAAGGCCCCGAAGGGCCTGTCGGAAGACGTCATTCGCTACATTTCCGCGAAGAAGAAAGAACCGGAATGGATGCTCGAATGGCGGCTTGAGGCATACAAGCGTTGGAAGACGATGCAGGAGCCCACATGGGCGCGTGTCGACTATCCCCCGGTCGATTTTCAGGATCTCTACTACTATTCGGAGCCCAAGAAGAAGCCGGCCCTGAAGTCGCTCGATGAGGTCGATCCCGAGATTCTCGCGACCTACGAAAAGCTGGGTATCCCGCTGAAAGAGCAGAAGATGCTCGCCGGCGTGGTCAGTGATGAGGGCGACGAGGAAGACGGTGCGCCGGCTCAGCCGCGCACCAGGGTCGCCGTCGATGCCGTGTTCGACAGCGTGTCGGTTGCCACCACGTTCAAAGAGGAGCTGGCCAAGGCCGGCGTCATTTTCTGCCCCATCTCCGAAGCGCTGCGCGAACACCCCGATCTGGTGCGGAAATATCTAGGGACGGTGGTGCCGACCTCCGACAACTTCTATGCGACGTTGAACTCTGCGGTGTTCTCCGACGGCTCGTTCGTCTATGTGCCCGAGGGCGTTCGGTGCCCCATGGAGCTGTCCACCTATTTCCGCATCAACGAGGCCCAGACGGGTCAGTTCGAACGGACCCTCATCATCGCCGACAAGGGCTCCTACGTGAGCTACCTCGAAGGCTGCACCGCGCCCATGCGTGACGAGAACCAGCTCCATGCCGCGGTCGTGGAACTGGTCGCGCTCGACGATGCCGAAATCAAATACTCGACGGTGCAAAACTGGTATCCGGGCGACGCGGACGGCAAGGGCGGAATCTACAACTTCGTCACCAAGCGCGGCGACTGTCGCGGCAAGAACGCGAAGATCTCCTGGACGCAGGTTGAGACCGGTTCCGCCATCACCTGGAAATATCCGTCCTGCGTTCTGCGTGGAGAGAACAGCCGCGGCGAGTTCTACTCGATCGCGATCTCCAACGGGCGCCAGCAGGTCGATAGCGGTACCAAGATGATCCATCTCGGCAAGAACACGTCGAGCCGTATCATCTCGAAAGGCATTTCGGCGGGCCGGTCCCAGAACACTTATCGCGGGCTTGTCTCGGCGCATCGCAAGGCCTCGGGCGCGCGGAACTTCACCTGCTGCGACTCGCTCCTCATCGGGAATGAATGCGGGGCGCACACGGTCCCCTATATCGAGGCGAAGAATTCGTCCGCGATGTTCGAGCACGAAGCGACGACCTCGAAAATTTCCGACGACCAGCTGTTCTATTGCCTGCAACGGGGCCTCTCCGAAGAGGAGGCCGTTGCCCTGATCGTCAACGGTTTCGTCCGCGACGTCCTTCAGCAACTGCCGATGGAGTTCGCGGTCGAGGCGCAAAAGCTGATTTCAATCAGTCTTGAAGGGAGCGTCGGCTAG
- a CDS encoding response regulator transcription factor, with translation MAHDGLPKVSATAIVADDHKLLRDGIKQILQSVDGISIVAEAQDGLEAISLVRQHKPGLLTLDMAMPYAQGLEIYEEARRWSPDTRIIVFTGLTSLGLLSELVTAGVDGLFAKRGDPDELRDSVPVILSGAKVIAPEIVALLEEGTPASSLTARERQILSLVATGLSNKEIASRLGVSLKTVDNHRTNLMRKLDVHSIAELLSYALREGLLEGSDQL, from the coding sequence ATGGCTCATGACGGTTTACCGAAAGTCAGCGCGACCGCGATCGTTGCGGACGACCACAAATTGCTGCGCGACGGCATCAAGCAGATCCTTCAATCCGTGGACGGCATTTCGATTGTCGCCGAGGCGCAGGACGGCCTCGAGGCGATCAGCCTGGTGCGCCAGCACAAGCCCGGTCTCCTGACCTTGGACATGGCCATGCCGTACGCGCAAGGCCTCGAAATCTACGAAGAAGCGCGGCGCTGGAGCCCCGACACGCGCATCATCGTCTTTACGGGGCTGACCTCGCTCGGTCTTCTCAGCGAGTTGGTTACCGCCGGCGTCGACGGGCTCTTCGCCAAGCGCGGCGATCCCGACGAGCTGCGGGACAGCGTCCCCGTGATCCTGAGCGGCGCGAAGGTGATCGCGCCCGAGATCGTGGCTCTTCTGGAAGAGGGGACGCCGGCGAGCAGCTTGACGGCGCGCGAGCGACAGATTCTTAGCCTCGTCGCGACCGGCCTTTCGAACAAGGAGATTGCGAGCCGCCTGGGCGTCAGTCTCAAAACCGTCGACAATCATCGCACCAACCTTATGCGCAAGCTCGATGTGCATTCCATCGCGGAGCTCTTGAGCTACGCGCTGCGCGAGGGGCTTCTCGAAGGGTCGGATCAGCTGTGA
- the sufD gene encoding Fe-S cluster assembly protein SufD: MGENVTANRTVAELGLAEAFASVGSKLPGDSGVRAKREDAFARFGTEGLPHRRVEAWRYTDLKSLLREARPLAAPPSAEAKTAAWNAESIFAGIGARRIVIVDGSVVPELSDLDGLETGLSIATMAKALADGDPLVAGYLGTVAPVEDAAVELNTAFMGDGVVIHVEEGARIERPIHLAFVATGAVPASAFVRSLVVVENGAALTLIESHQALDDAEYQPNIGLELVIGDGARVDHVKCLQEERTSLHLASLMASLGAHATFNHFALTTGGAVVRNQLFLEMKGEGSSTDIRGASLLRGNQHADTTLVANHIAPGCVAREVFKSVLADESRGIFQGKISVAPDAQKTDAKMMAQALLLSETAEFDSKPELEIFADDVQCGHGTTAGALDEDLRFYLMARGIAADDAESLLIQAFAGETLENIAHEGLKTLLMDAVADWLQAGDE; encoded by the coding sequence ATGGGCGAGAACGTGACCGCGAACAGGACGGTGGCCGAGTTGGGCCTCGCCGAGGCCTTCGCCTCGGTCGGCTCGAAACTGCCAGGCGACAGTGGCGTCAGAGCCAAGCGTGAAGACGCCTTTGCGCGCTTCGGCACCGAAGGGTTGCCTCATCGCCGGGTGGAGGCGTGGCGCTATACCGACCTCAAGTCGCTGCTGCGCGAGGCAAGGCCGCTCGCGGCGCCGCCATCGGCGGAAGCGAAGACGGCCGCCTGGAACGCGGAGTCCATCTTCGCCGGCATCGGCGCGCGGCGCATCGTCATTGTGGACGGCTCGGTTGTCCCCGAACTGTCCGATCTCGATGGGCTGGAAACGGGACTGAGTATCGCCACGATGGCGAAGGCACTGGCAGATGGCGACCCGCTCGTTGCCGGGTATCTCGGCACCGTCGCGCCCGTCGAGGATGCGGCCGTCGAACTCAACACCGCGTTCATGGGCGATGGCGTCGTCATCCATGTTGAAGAGGGCGCCCGGATCGAACGCCCCATTCATCTTGCCTTCGTGGCGACAGGAGCCGTACCGGCGTCCGCCTTCGTCCGCTCCCTGGTCGTTGTCGAGAATGGCGCGGCGCTGACGCTCATCGAGAGTCACCAGGCGCTGGACGATGCCGAATACCAGCCCAATATCGGGCTCGAACTCGTCATCGGTGACGGGGCACGCGTCGACCACGTGAAGTGCCTGCAGGAGGAGCGGACGTCTCTGCACCTGGCAAGCCTCATGGCATCGCTCGGCGCGCACGCGACCTTCAATCATTTCGCGCTGACGACCGGCGGAGCCGTCGTGCGCAATCAGCTCTTCCTCGAGATGAAAGGCGAGGGTTCCTCGACCGACATTCGTGGCGCCAGCCTTCTGCGCGGAAACCAGCACGCCGATACGACACTCGTCGCCAATCACATCGCGCCCGGCTGCGTGGCCCGCGAGGTCTTCAAGTCCGTCCTGGCCGACGAGAGCCGCGGCATTTTCCAGGGCAAAATTTCCGTCGCGCCGGACGCACAGAAGACGGATGCCAAGATGATGGCCCAGGCGCTGCTCCTGTCCGAAACCGCGGAGTTCGATTCCAAACCCGAACTCGAGATCTTTGCCGACGACGTTCAGTGCGGTCACGGCACCACGGCGGGCGCACTCGACGAGGATCTGCGCTTCTATCTCATGGCGCGCGGGATCGCTGCGGACGATGCGGAGTCCTTGCTGATCCAGGCTTTTGCCGGAGAGACGCTCGAGAACATCGCCCATGAGGGCTTGAAGACGCTTCTGATGGACGCCGTGGCCGATTGGCTGCAAGCCGGAGACGAGTAA
- the modD gene encoding ModD protein — protein sequence MTDFPPPPILAPEDHWALLSDDAPYGDLTTESLGIGGGNGSIRFAARQAMTVAGLEDATAVLSLAGVSVTPHARSGDRLASGDTLLEGEGPASALHRGWKVSQTFLEIWSGVATAARALTDAAQAARADAVVACTRKNVPGTKAMAAAAVRAGGAVMHRLGLSETLLVFPEHRAFLPDSDLASLARRLKSIAPEKKCIIEVLSVAEGIDAAKAGFDVIQTEKFRPQEVAELAQALSSITPKPVLAAAGGITPENAGNYVQSGADVLVSSWPYTARPADIAVSLGPPPHE from the coding sequence ATGACCGATTTTCCGCCGCCTCCCATTCTGGCACCCGAGGACCATTGGGCGTTGCTCTCGGACGATGCGCCTTACGGAGATCTCACGACGGAAAGCCTTGGCATTGGTGGCGGCAACGGTTCGATCCGTTTTGCCGCGCGGCAAGCGATGACGGTTGCCGGTCTCGAGGATGCGACGGCTGTGCTGTCTCTCGCGGGCGTTTCTGTGACGCCGCATGCGCGTTCGGGCGACCGCTTGGCGTCCGGCGACACGCTCCTCGAAGGGGAGGGGCCTGCGTCCGCCCTGCACAGGGGCTGGAAGGTCAGCCAGACTTTCCTTGAGATTTGGTCCGGTGTCGCCACAGCCGCACGTGCCTTGACCGATGCGGCTCAAGCCGCTCGCGCGGACGCCGTCGTCGCCTGCACGCGCAAGAATGTTCCGGGCACGAAAGCCATGGCGGCCGCGGCCGTCCGCGCCGGCGGGGCCGTGATGCACCGGCTGGGTCTGTCCGAGACGCTCCTGGTCTTTCCCGAACATCGTGCGTTCCTGCCGGACAGCGACCTCGCGTCTCTCGCGCGACGGCTGAAGTCCATCGCACCCGAGAAGAAATGCATCATCGAGGTTCTGTCCGTCGCGGAGGGGATCGATGCGGCCAAAGCCGGTTTCGACGTCATCCAGACCGAGAAGTTCCGTCCCCAGGAGGTGGCCGAGCTCGCGCAAGCCCTCTCGTCGATCACACCAAAGCCGGTGCTTGCGGCCGCCGGCGGCATTACACCCGAGAACGCCGGAAATTATGTGCAGTCCGGAGCAGACGTGCTGGTCAGCTCTTGGCCGTACACGGCACGTCCCGCGGACATCGCCGTGAGTCTCGGGCCGCCGCCTCATGAATGA
- a CDS encoding 4Fe-4S binding protein: protein MAYKIVASQCTVCSACEFECPNAAISLKNDMYVINPDLCTECEGQYDTPQCAAVCPVEDTCIPA from the coding sequence ATGGCCTATAAGATTGTCGCCTCGCAATGCACCGTGTGCAGCGCCTGCGAATTCGAATGCCCGAACGCCGCGATCTCGCTGAAGAACGACATGTACGTGATCAATCCTGATCTGTGCACCGAGTGCGAAGGTCAGTACGACACGCCGCAATGCGCCGCGGTGTGCCCGGTCGAAGACACCTGCATACCGGCCTAG
- a CDS encoding group II truncated hemoglobin: MHRLVETFYGRMDTLPEARGIRAMHAPDLSETKEVLRRYFGEWMGGPKLYSAERGHPRLRSRHIRFRIGEAERDAWLLCMRQALEETVAEPALREELYDAMAKLANWMRNDSGNPHDAQHHGR; this comes from the coding sequence GTGCACCGGCTCGTCGAGACCTTTTACGGGCGCATGGACACGCTTCCCGAAGCGCGGGGCATCCGCGCCATGCATGCGCCGGATCTTTCTGAGACCAAGGAGGTTCTGCGGCGCTATTTCGGCGAGTGGATGGGCGGGCCGAAGCTCTACTCGGCGGAACGGGGGCACCCGCGGCTTCGCAGCCGCCATATCCGCTTTCGCATTGGGGAGGCGGAGCGCGATGCCTGGCTCTTATGCATGCGCCAGGCGCTCGAGGAGACCGTCGCCGAACCCGCTTTGCGCGAAGAGCTGTATGACGCCATGGCGAAGCTCGCCAACTGGATGCGAAACGATTCCGGAAACCCGCACGATGCGCAGCATCATGGGCGCTGA
- the nifA gene encoding nif-specific transcriptional activator NifA, with the protein MSDIALIGIYEISKILNKPTRLETTLSNVVSLLSSFMQMRHGVISLLSDDDIPDITVGAGWNEGSDERYRARLPERAIGQIVTTSIPLVVENISSNPLFIRRDIELLGAGDGTKVSFIGVPIRVDTRVVGTLTIDRPWDSTAVHHLDSDVRFLTMVANLIGQTVQLQRVIFRDRERLIAESHRLQKELLELKPAKSKSTKKVPIEGIVGDSAVIRSLLDKVAIVAKSHSTVLLRGESGTGKELIAKAIHESSPRSKGPFVKMNCAALPESVLESELFGHEKGAFTGAINARKGRFELADKGTLFLDEIGEISPAFQAKLLRVLQEQEFERVGGNQTLKVNVRVIAATNKNLEEAVVRKEFRADLYYRISVVPLMLPPLRQRKTDIPLLAEEFLSRFNKENERDLSFGSGALDVLTACYFPGNVRELENCVRRTATLTQGERISADDFACRHNECLSATLWATSEEDSGRAKPEIPLPVAPAAAQPAPAYAAPARELAYAEESASGTSLPPEPSGSDEPMSERERYVDAMERSGWVQAKAARLLGLTPRQVGYALKKHGIEIKRF; encoded by the coding sequence ATGAGTGACATCGCACTCATCGGAATTTACGAAATCTCGAAAATCCTCAACAAGCCGACCCGGCTTGAGACGACACTTTCCAATGTCGTCAGCCTCCTATCGTCGTTCATGCAGATGCGCCACGGCGTGATCTCGCTCCTGTCCGACGACGATATTCCGGACATCACGGTCGGCGCCGGCTGGAACGAAGGATCGGATGAGCGCTATCGCGCCCGGCTACCCGAACGGGCGATCGGACAGATCGTCACCACGTCGATCCCGCTCGTGGTCGAGAACATCTCCTCCAATCCGCTTTTCATTCGGCGCGACATCGAACTGCTCGGCGCCGGCGACGGGACGAAGGTCTCCTTCATCGGCGTTCCCATCCGTGTCGATACGCGTGTCGTCGGGACGCTGACGATCGATCGTCCTTGGGACAGCACGGCAGTCCATCACCTGGATTCCGATGTCCGGTTCCTGACGATGGTCGCCAATCTCATCGGACAGACCGTGCAGCTGCAACGCGTGATCTTCCGCGACCGCGAGCGTCTCATCGCCGAAAGCCATCGGCTGCAGAAGGAGCTCCTGGAGCTCAAGCCGGCAAAGAGCAAATCGACGAAGAAAGTGCCGATCGAAGGCATCGTTGGCGACAGCGCGGTGATCCGATCGCTGCTCGACAAGGTCGCGATCGTTGCGAAGTCCCATTCAACCGTCTTGTTGCGCGGTGAATCGGGAACCGGCAAGGAACTCATCGCCAAAGCCATCCACGAGTCGTCGCCGCGTTCCAAGGGGCCGTTCGTCAAGATGAACTGTGCCGCGCTTCCCGAGTCCGTTTTGGAGTCGGAGCTGTTCGGTCACGAGAAGGGGGCCTTTACCGGCGCCATTAACGCGCGCAAGGGACGCTTCGAGCTTGCGGACAAAGGCACGCTCTTCCTCGATGAAATCGGTGAAATCTCCCCGGCGTTTCAGGCCAAGCTGCTCCGTGTGTTGCAGGAGCAGGAGTTCGAGCGCGTCGGCGGCAACCAGACGCTGAAGGTCAATGTGCGGGTCATCGCGGCCACGAATAAGAATCTCGAGGAAGCGGTCGTGCGCAAGGAGTTCCGCGCCGACCTCTACTACCGCATCAGCGTGGTTCCCCTGATGCTGCCGCCTTTGCGCCAGCGCAAGACCGACATTCCGCTTCTCGCGGAGGAGTTTCTGTCCCGGTTCAACAAGGAGAACGAGCGCGACCTGTCCTTCGGCTCCGGCGCACTCGACGTCCTGACGGCGTGCTACTTCCCGGGCAATGTGCGCGAGTTGGAAAACTGCGTGCGCAGGACGGCCACCCTGACGCAGGGTGAACGGATCTCGGCGGACGACTTCGCCTGTCGCCATAACGAATGCCTGTCCGCCACGCTGTGGGCGACCTCGGAGGAAGACTCAGGCCGTGCCAAGCCGGAGATCCCGCTGCCGGTCGCACCGGCGGCCGCGCAGCCGGCCCCGGCCTACGCCGCGCCGGCCCGCGAACTAGCCTATGCGGAAGAATCTGCGTCCGGTACCTCGCTGCCACCGGAGCCATCGGGATCGGACGAGCCGATGTCCGAGCGCGAGCGCTACGTCGATGCGATGGAGCGTTCCGGCTGGGTCCAGGCCAAGGCTGCACGCCTTCTTGGCCTCACGCCAAGGCAGGTCGGCTACGCGCTGAAGAAGCACGGCATCGAAATCAAACGCTTCTGA
- a CDS encoding 4Fe4S-binding leucine-rich repeat protein has product MVSASSNTAETDPVDWEGHPVSCRDCPHDLIRAEERCDLGRICVRDRRARRIDRFFAQNPKEADNYLDHPYFEARVLAAKYASIFLLPRLLHDPEPDVRAMVAHRLPANRVLQLRHDPDRKVRMVVTQRVEGEALVSMFQDPDYWIRVVAARRVTPDVLPIAINDKDPQVRREVARRIKPEFLTGMMRDADSLVRVTVAERLEPDQLTPLVDDEDLRVRFAVAERGTREALSKLIDDPDPEVRRIARERYEQT; this is encoded by the coding sequence GTGGTCTCGGCAAGCAGCAATACGGCGGAAACCGATCCGGTCGACTGGGAAGGTCACCCCGTCTCCTGCCGCGATTGCCCGCACGACCTGATCCGTGCGGAGGAGCGTTGCGATTTGGGCCGCATCTGCGTACGTGACAGGCGCGCCCGCCGCATTGATCGCTTCTTTGCCCAGAACCCGAAAGAGGCCGACAACTACCTCGACCACCCCTATTTCGAAGCGCGTGTCCTCGCGGCCAAATACGCCAGCATCTTTCTGCTGCCGCGGCTACTGCACGACCCGGAACCGGATGTCCGTGCAATGGTCGCCCATCGGTTGCCGGCCAATCGCGTTCTTCAGTTGCGGCACGATCCCGACCGCAAAGTGCGGATGGTCGTGACCCAGCGAGTCGAAGGCGAGGCGCTCGTATCGATGTTTCAAGACCCGGACTATTGGATCCGGGTCGTCGCCGCCCGGCGCGTGACCCCAGACGTTCTTCCCATCGCGATAAACGACAAGGACCCCCAGGTACGCCGCGAAGTCGCCCGGCGCATCAAGCCGGAGTTTCTTACCGGCATGATGCGCGATGCGGACTCGCTCGTGCGCGTGACGGTTGCCGAGCGGCTGGAGCCGGACCAGCTGACACCGCTGGTGGACGACGAGGATTTGCGCGTGCGCTTCGCAGTAGCCGAGCGCGGCACGCGGGAAGCGTTATCGAAACTCATCGACGATCCCGATCCCGAGGTGCGCCGCATCGCACGGGAACGATACGAGCAGACCTAA
- a CDS encoding nitrate/nitrite transporter — MQMRSARRALSIAALVIAGESVFLLPFVFARVFRPTLLEVFDLTNLELGTAYAVYGVVAMAAYFFGGPLADKFPARILLAVALVSTAAGGLVMMAVPSLSTLVMLYAYWGVTTVALFWAPLIRATRQWGGEDEQGRAFGFLDGGRGLLAASVGSVMVMLFAGLLPADSEAATLAEKTEALRRIILVLSGTTFAAAVLVMLSLPHRDPSETAAEEPLSLKGVARVAAMPTVWLQAAIILCAYVGFKVIDDFSLYANQVVGLDEVDAARAGVFSLWIRPFAAVGAGLLADRIGASTMTVTSFMLLAFGSLILASGLIGSGMVWIFLLTVVCSSLGIFALRGLYFAIMREGKVPRAYTGAAVGLVSVIGYTPDVFMGPLMGYLLDQSPGAAGHQHVFWVVTGFALLGLVASWCFARVTSRTR; from the coding sequence ATGCAGATGAGAAGCGCGCGGCGAGCCTTGTCGATCGCAGCGCTGGTCATTGCCGGCGAATCCGTCTTTCTCCTGCCCTTTGTGTTCGCGCGTGTCTTCCGGCCGACGCTCCTCGAAGTTTTCGATCTGACTAACCTCGAACTGGGTACGGCCTATGCCGTCTACGGCGTCGTCGCCATGGCTGCGTATTTCTTTGGCGGCCCACTCGCGGATAAGTTTCCCGCGCGCATTCTGCTGGCGGTCGCTTTAGTGTCGACGGCCGCAGGCGGTCTAGTGATGATGGCGGTGCCGTCATTGTCCACGCTGGTGATGCTCTACGCCTATTGGGGAGTCACGACCGTCGCGTTGTTCTGGGCGCCGTTGATCCGCGCGACGCGCCAATGGGGCGGCGAGGACGAGCAGGGCCGCGCCTTTGGGTTTTTGGACGGCGGCCGTGGGTTGCTGGCGGCATCGGTGGGCTCCGTCATGGTGATGCTCTTCGCAGGGCTTCTGCCGGCCGACAGCGAGGCGGCGACCCTTGCGGAAAAGACCGAAGCCTTGCGCCGGATCATCCTGGTTCTGTCGGGCACGACGTTCGCGGCCGCAGTTCTGGTCATGCTCTCGCTTCCCCATAGGGACCCATCGGAGACCGCCGCGGAAGAGCCCTTGTCTTTGAAGGGCGTGGCGCGCGTGGCGGCCATGCCGACGGTCTGGCTGCAGGCCGCGATCATCCTGTGCGCCTATGTCGGCTTCAAAGTGATCGACGACTTTTCGCTCTACGCGAACCAAGTCGTCGGGCTCGACGAGGTGGATGCCGCGCGCGCGGGCGTGTTTTCGCTGTGGATACGCCCGTTCGCTGCCGTGGGAGCCGGGCTTCTGGCAGACAGGATCGGCGCCTCCACCATGACCGTGACCTCTTTCATGCTGCTGGCATTTGGTAGCCTCATTTTGGCAAGCGGGCTGATTGGGTCCGGGATGGTCTGGATCTTCCTTCTCACGGTCGTTTGCAGCAGCCTGGGCATCTTCGCCTTGCGCGGGCTCTATTTCGCAATCATGCGCGAGGGAAAGGTTCCGCGCGCTTATACGGGCGCGGCCGTCGGCCTTGTTTCAGTTATCGGCTACACGCCCGATGTGTTCATGGGACCCCTCATGGGCTATCTGCTCGATCAGTCGCCTGGCGCGGCCGGACATCAGCATGTTTTCTGGGTCGTCACGGGCTTTGCGCTGCTCGGGCTGGTCGCCAGTTGGTGCTTTGCACGCGTCACCTCCAGAACGCGCTAG
- the sufC gene encoding Fe-S cluster assembly ATPase SufC, with amino-acid sequence MTPLLEVKNLHAEIDGKKILNGLDLVVNPGEVHAIMGPNGAGKSTLSYVLSGRDGYEVTEGDILLNGESMLDMEPSERACAGVFLAFQYPMEIPGVATMTFLRAALNAQRKARGEPELSSPDVIRKVKEVAAQLGINMEMLKRPVNVGFSGGEKKRAETMQMALLEPKLCLLDETDSGLDIDALKVVSEGVNRLRSPERGFVVITHYQRLLDYIVPDIVHVLSAGKIVRTGGKELALELEASGYAQYQQEAA; translated from the coding sequence ATGACACCCCTTTTGGAAGTCAAGAATCTCCACGCGGAGATCGACGGCAAGAAGATCCTGAACGGTCTCGATCTCGTCGTGAACCCGGGCGAGGTCCACGCGATCATGGGTCCCAACGGCGCCGGCAAGTCGACGCTCTCCTATGTCCTGTCGGGCCGGGACGGTTATGAGGTCACGGAAGGTGACATTCTCCTCAACGGGGAGAGCATGCTCGACATGGAACCGTCGGAGCGCGCCTGCGCAGGTGTATTCCTCGCGTTCCAGTACCCGATGGAAATTCCCGGCGTGGCGACGATGACATTCCTGCGGGCGGCGCTTAATGCCCAGCGCAAGGCGCGCGGCGAACCGGAACTCTCCTCTCCCGATGTCATCCGCAAGGTGAAGGAGGTCGCCGCCCAACTCGGCATCAATATGGAGATGCTCAAGCGTCCCGTGAATGTGGGCTTCTCCGGCGGCGAGAAGAAGCGGGCCGAGACCATGCAGATGGCCTTGCTCGAGCCGAAGCTGTGCCTCCTCGACGAAACGGACTCGGGGCTCGACATCGATGCCCTCAAGGTCGTGTCAGAAGGCGTGAACCGCTTGCGCTCTCCGGAGCGAGGCTTCGTGGTCATCACGCACTACCAGCGCCTTCTCGACTACATCGTGCCCGACATCGTGCATGTGCTGTCGGCCGGAAAGATCGTGCGGACAGGCGGCAAGGAGCTTGCCCTCGAACTCGAAGCCTCGGGCTATGCCCAGTATCAGCAGGAGGCCGCGTAG
- a CDS encoding DUF6156 family protein produces the protein MSLEASQDGDWHYFATYSGVRLPLRLVTPIEPEALSNRNTFIRARFDAAGRLLECQKLVYGEVELTHRYEYDANGTLLQAEVTMLDEDTRILRFDGAASLESAGEDTP, from the coding sequence ATGTCGTTGGAAGCGTCTCAAGACGGCGACTGGCACTACTTCGCCACATATAGCGGTGTCCGCTTGCCCTTGCGCCTCGTCACGCCGATCGAGCCGGAGGCGTTGTCGAACCGGAACACGTTCATACGCGCGCGGTTCGATGCGGCGGGACGGTTGCTCGAATGCCAGAAACTCGTCTATGGCGAGGTCGAGCTGACGCACCGCTATGAGTACGACGCGAACGGCACCTTGCTGCAGGCGGAAGTCACAATGCTGGATGAGGACACACGCATCTTGCGTTTCGATGGCGCCGCCTCCCTGGAAAGCGCCGGGGAGGATACGCCATGA